The genomic interval AGGGGGACCGGGTCagctgccctgcccagccctgccacgGGAAGGTGGCACAGGGGTGCTAGCTTTGCTTCTTCCGAGGAAATGTCATCTCCGTGACTCTGACACCTTTCTTTTCTGCCACGGCATTGACACTCAGGGGAAGGGCATGTGAGGCGCACATGGATGGCACCGCCAGGCTGGCTGGCACTCTCCCAGGGCGTGCCCAGGCACACAGCCTGTAGTCACAAGGGCACTAGCTGGTGTTAAGTTGGGAACGCTGCAAGGGAAAGATAAATGCTATGTTCCCAGCAAACAAGTGGACATGTCCCCTGTCTGCTTTCTGGTACTAGCTCTGGGTGTAGAATCACTGTGACCCCGGGGAACATTAGGGGTAAGGAACCCCCATGTTTCCTTGCAGGTGAGAAGGGGCAGGTTCTAAAGCGGCTAACTTAGGGTCATTTAGAGCTGCAGGGACCACgcagagcagtgtttttcaaccgctggtccaCAGACATtccaccagaaatttcctgcCAGTCCACAAAAGGGTTAACCAACCTGATGTACGAAGATTACAGACCAATGATcctagtcaaattcacttatgcttagTGTGATCTCTGCCCtagcggtccccaaaataattctgttttcactggtcctcaagtgtaaaaaggttaaaaatgaaTGATGTACAACGTCTTGGAGCCCCTTAGAAAGGGTGAATGGACCCTATTTCAGACAGCCTGCCAGCCATCTGTTGATTTCTTACTCATCCCCTAGCTGCCACAGCCCTGGGTATCGGCAGCACCCCAGTGAGcggaggctggaggtggggcgGTTGGGGGGGGCAGAAGGGCGTGTGCCCAATGCTGACTTCAGCCTGACAGCGTCTTGCTGAGTCCCGCTGAAAACAGAAATGAGCTGAGGGGGCCTCCTTTTGCCACTGTTGCTTCAGGGCCTTCCTGCCTATTCTCACGGAAGACCTCTTACCTTGGGTCTCTACAGTTTCCCGGACTTCACCTTCTAGGAATAAACCAGCTTTGCGAATGAATATCCCCACTGTTCCCgtgaagaaactgaagccagGACTGGGCAAGCTGGCGCCGCTGGAACTGGGCCACTCCTCTTTTCTggcttctctgtccctgtccccaatTTCTCCCGGATGAGGGTTGGGGGGAGCACATTACTGTTCTTCTTGGTGCTTATGGACCAACCCCAACCCTTTTATCCATACTGTTCTTTCTATCACACAAGACCAAGTGTTGACAGTCCAAGGACAACTGCTGCAAACTGATAAACTCGGGAGGAGGCAgtgcacacacccacccaccctcttGGCGTCGGGGCCGGGCAGGAAGGGGGCACCCACAGCTCACCATGTCTTTGATCTGGCAATGCCCGTAGCTGAAGACGATGGCATTGGGGGGGTTGCCCACCGGCAGCATCACAGCAAAGGAGATGCACATGGTGACCGGGATCAGGGTGTAGAGCGGGTTAATGTGTAGCGTCTCGGACTGGAAGGAGAGAATTCACAGGGCCATTAGCATCGTCACTGGGTTCGCATTTCCTGGGCTTACCATCACAGATGTGCTTTAAATGATGGCTCGGTGCTGGCCAGCCTTGGTGGGCCACCCTGCGCTGGGGGTAGTTAGATCACTGCCCTTGGGCACGCAGTGCTGGCCACGCCAAGTGCGTGCGTGCTACTCACTCCCAGGAAACGTGGGCTCCGAGCCACTTCTAGGAGGGAGATTTCCTTTCTTGGTGCTGCTCTAAGGAAGTGGTTGATAAATTTTATTCTTCAGCTGAGAAATTCTTCAAACACACGTCTTGTGAGTGAGCTGTTTTGATTGAAGTGGAGATCCCTCACCCTTGGGAACCCAAACTAAAGGGGCCTTTGCTCCATGTGGGTGTGAACCCACCAGCTGGCACTTGGTGCTGCTGGGTTTTCACCGAGCACACTCCCATGGGATGCTGGGAGGCTGGGCTTGGAGGGAGGCATCTGGATGGTGGGCAATGAGTTTGGCTTCGAAGAGCAAGAGGACATTGTGTGTATGGACAGGGAGGAGCCTTGATGTCACAGACCCCCCTCACAGAACGGACAGATGTATCTGTGTGTTGTCTCTGGGGCTGGGTCTGCTTAGCCAGGCTGAGACCTGGCAGCTGCTCTCCCGCCCTGGTCCATGAACAACAAGTTGTTCTGAGGTCGTGGCACGAAGCTGGCCTTGCCCCCGGTTCTCAGAGCCTCTGGACACTGGGATTGGGTGGAGGTGATGGCGGAGCTGTGGTCTCAGTCCTTGCAGCCGAGTGTACATCAGGGAGCATTTTGTCTCCATTTTCCGAGGTCCCTTCCCCGGCTCTGCTGTGGGGTCTTATCCCAGGAGAGGAAGGTTGATGGGATTGCGGGGACTCAGAATCCTATGTTGTACAGTTATGTTGTTCATGCTTGCTCCCATTCAGGGCTGCCCCTAAATGAATCCTAGTCTTTTGAGAAAGGGTTTCTAGAACCCTTGCTGTGGtttattaatttatctatttacttAGCAGTGACTGGttgaaaaacttaatttttcaaattacaaCATGAACACCGATGAGTGAAGGCATGAAAATTACCAGAGGAGCGAGGACGGCCGCAGAAGCTGCTCCTTGGCCCCGGCCGGCAGCCCTGCCCTACTCACCAGGCTGCACAGGATGGGCAGGAAAATGGTGATGGTGGCGGGGTTGCTCACAAACTCGGTGACGATGGACACCAGGACGCACGCCAGCAGGGTGACGGCCCACGGCGGGAGGCTGCTCAGGGACAACATCTGGTGCCCGATCCACGTGGAGAGGCCAGAGCTCTGCAGGCCAAAGGGGGCAgttagaagaaaggaggaaaagccCATTCCTGGTGGAACTCCTCAACCCTGGGGGTCTGAcatcctggggggtgggggtaccCAGGGGCCCTCTGctttgcctccctgttttcaggcAGACAGCGCCCAGCGACATTGCTGTTTTTTACAATGAGATTAGTTTTGTAgcccagaaaattattttttatgattgtaCGCCATTCGGTCTCAGGATTACCTGGTGGGTTGCTGTCACCCACCCTTATCTCCATGATCCTTCTTAGAACTTTGCCATGAAGGCTTGGCAGGGGTTAAAGATCTTTGGGGCGATCAGCTGCTCAACTTCAACCTCGTGACTCTTTCTCCAGCCTCTGACACTCACTGTGCATCCAATCAACAGTGCCCTTTACACAGACGCCAAGGGTAATCTCTACTTCTGCTTTTGAAATAGTTCTCTTATCACCTGCAAAAGGGAGAGAACTATGAACATGTCCAGATGGGAAGGAACCTTCCCTGCATTTGGAGGCGGTGTGAGGGGCAGAGCTGAACATGAGACGTTTTACACGAGTAATGAATGAAGGAGAGTGACTACGGGTCCGTCTCCATTTGGTGGGGAAGGCGCCTCACTGGCTGCCTGTTGTCGGTTCAAATCCCATCCCTGCTGACATCGCGACTTCGAACCTGCCCATGCTTTCTAATGATGTGAGATATGGAAGTATACTGCCACTCTTGGACCTTTTCCTTTAGCAACATTTGTACATTTCCATGCCAGTAAATGAGTATTCCTATTTGGCATAAGCCAGTGGGATGGAGCTGTTCATCGGGCAACAATGAGGGCTCTTCCCCTGCCCCCAAAACAGAGGGCACTGTTTAGTTTTTGTACTAAAAAGCCCCAGGTTGCCAATGCAATCTCttgccttcctctcctctcccttcaatGACTGCCACGCTCTGCTTTTTCCTGTGTACCCTCGAACGGCAAACAGTGAAGTGAGGAGCAGGGCGGGAGGCAGGGCGAGCCATCTGTGCTTGCTCTTCATGCTCACGATGGAGACAGCTTCTCTCTCACCAGCGGGCTGCCTTTCCCCCTCTGCTGCAGGTTCATTCAAAGCTCATCCGATCTCTGCAGCGCCTGGGCCACCTCGTGGCAAGCTCCCAGACCCCTGATGACCGGGGTCCGGGGTTTGAGAATGCTCTCTGGTGTGTCCCTTTTTACCTTGGAGCACCTTTTCTCCTCAAACGACTGACTTGCAAATCCATTATGTGGATGGTATCATTTCATGACTGGGACAGAACCTGGAGACTCACAGGATCTCTGGAATTACAATCTCCTATAACACATTCAACCTTGCTCACCGGACAAAGACGGGGAGGGAGAGAAGTTTAGCTGAGTGGGAACCgtacatttttataaagaaatggagTGTTACTCATCATGTTATCCAAATAGCACTTGTAAGTCAAGTGAAGTGATTTAATGGCTGTTGTTTTTTCCTGGAAGAACTATTTTATCCTATAACTGgagataaacttttaaatttatttatttatttattttcgaAGTTGCAAacggggagggaggcagacagactcccgcatgcgcctgaccaggatccacctggcgtgctcaccagagggcaatgctctgcccatctggggcgttgctctgttgcaaccagagccattctagtgcctgcagcagaggccatggagccatcctcagtgcccgggtcaactttgctccaatggagccttggttgcgggaggggaagagagagacagagaggaaggagagggggaggggtggagaagcagatgggcgcttttcctgtgtgccctggccgggaatcgaactcgggactcctgcacgccaggccgacgctctaccactgagccaaccagagaTAAACCCATCAACTAGACTGCAAAGTTAGAAAAAGCAACAACAGAGGAATCTTAATTGTTTAAATTTTGGTATGGAAACATTTTACACCAGATTATCCTTACTAATGTCAAGACAAATTATTTCAAACTCAGTAGGAATCGCATATATTGTAcctgcattatatttttaaaattaatagagtCAGAGTTTTATAGAAGTATCAATGGTCATACATGCATAATTTTGGTTAAAAAGCAAAAGGTCTTGCCAGACTAGGCTCAGAGGCCAAAACTAATAACTGAAATTCcataatgataaatacaatatcctGAACTTGGACTTGGAAATATTAACAGCATATAGACAGCACTGGTGGAGGACTTGAGGCTTGACAGTGTCTAACAAAAGAACGAAGCGTTTTCGGTTTATTGCAGTTCCAATATAAATGCTACCATGAGAGCCAGTGAGGCCTTGTGAAAGCATCCACACAAACGCAGGTGCTGCTTGCGTCAGACGTGAGATGGGGCTCAGGGAATGTAATTGCTTTACTCTCGCCACCTCTGGGCCACTTCTGTGTAAGGCCAAGGGCAAATTAATGAGTCCAAGAGGAGAATCAGCATGGTAAGGGGTCACTTCTTCTAAGGGGTAATTAAAGGGACTGAAGAGTTTTAGTTGGAGAAACAAATGATCTAGAGGGATTGATaacttattttaataactatCACCTAGCAGAGGTTTCCAAAGGACAGCGCCAGACCACTAGCAGAAGATGGGCAGAAGACCTGAGCTGGAAGTAGAGAAGGACTATTTTTTGTTCCCTGCAAGGAGTGCCCTGTCTCTGGAGGTGTTCCAGCCAGGGGTGCCATGGGAGGAAATCTCACAGTGTCTGGGAGCTAGGGCTCAATGTTCCTCCATGTTTGCTTCCAAGCATAGGACTCCGTGACATAGTAATGATGCAATGACCCATGACAAAGAGTCACAAGTGAGCCCAGTTTAGAATGGGTTAATGTGGACAGTGAGGCTAGAGGGGAAATGGTGTGACCCTTAGCCTGACTTATTCTTAGGatcattttctattttaggaAGGACTAGCACTGTAGGAAATTCAACTATTTCCCACTGGCCCCCTTTCAAAGATCTCATCCCAAATCCTTCCAATCAGGAAATCGAGTCATTTACATCCCCTTTGGCATATATTCTCTAAAGGGGCTCTGAATTTGCACAGGGACTGACTGAGGGACACTTTGCTGTGTGTCATTAAGGGTGTCTCTGGGTCCTTACAGACACATCTCCTGTCACTGTCAAATCCACAGAAGGTGGCTACAAAATCCAGTAAACCTCTCGCTGTGACAGTGCAGGCCCAGCAAGGCGTGACTGCCATGAGCCATGACACCGTGGGCCATGATGCCATGGCCCAGACGATCTGTAACTGGTCCCAGCAGTGCCGGCTCAGAAGCTTAGGAAGGACAGGCTCTCTGTTTCTGGCTGTACCACTTCCCTTCCCAGTGACTTGGGCGAACGCTCACTGCTCCTTCGGCTTCTTTGAATCtcgtcccccctcctcccccgaaCTGGAATGATTTGGTGGGGAAGGTATCTGGGAAATAATCTGGCCCAGTAAGAACAGAATTCAAGGTACCTTGCTGCCAGAGGCCAGAGCATAGCCTCCTCCCACCAGGATGACGATTTCCCAGGGCATGGTCTTCTGGAAGTCCTTCCACGTGATGATGGGCTCCATCCTCGTCGTGGGCTCTCGGTCCTCCCCTACATCACAGGTGGACAGGGTGGTAGAGCCGGATGAGCCGTAATGGGTGTGACTGTGGAGACGGAGGCACCTGACAGCGGGGGAGGCTGCTCTGCTCTGTCTGGGCAGAACCAGAGGCCCTTGGCCAGGCCCCTTCTGACAATTCTGACTTGGGTATCATTTGACGGAGCCAGCCCCAGCCTCTCCGCTTGGCCTCTCTCACCGTCCTTCTTTTTCCCAAAGCCAGGCTTCTTCGCGGGGAtcaggaagaggaggaagcccAGGAAGACGGAGACTGTGGCATCCGTGCGGTAGCCTTTCCTGGGAAAGAGACAGGCCACAGGACATCACCCCTCCTTGCCAGTGTTGCTAGCTCTGCCATGGTGGCTTTCAGGGGCGATGGTTCCTGTCTGGAGGCAGAGCCTGGCTAGGGTGGATGACTCCATGTGACCCTATGGGCCCGCTGACTGGGGCGAGTCCCAGAAGGAGTGATGTGGAGTTGCTCAGACAAAGGAGATTCGACAAGGACGGGTCTCTGTGAGGGTCACATCTCCACGTGGGTCTTTTCTCGGATGATAACCCATGTCAGGAGAGCTTGAGGCCACAGAGGAAGACGCAGGGTTGGGACAGGAGCCACTGCTTGCTTTTCCCACCCCAGGCCTCAGCCACTCCGTGGCCACAGTCCCCTCATAACTGGGATGCTCCTTGGTGGGCGTTTTCCCCTTCACTCTCATACCACCTATTGAGACGACCTCCGAGGCTCCAGGAGTTTGAGTTACAGGGCCACATTCACACAGCTGGATACGCGGCAGCACTGGGTCCCAGCGCCTATGCCTCAGTGCCACCAGCTGTGTCTCCTTCCTGCCATGAAAGGGGACTCCCCAGGGGAAAAGGTGTTTTCCTGGCTTTATGTGTGTCCCTGAGAGCcaaggagggggctgggggggaaGTGCTCACATGAGGGTGGTGCTCCTAAGGAGGGGAAGATACCACTTACTTTTCAAAGAAAGAATCCCAGCCAGGAACAAAGCCAGGCTCCCGGGTGAACCAGAGCACGGTCATCAGGATGAAGAAAAAGCCAGTCACCATTTCAGGGTAGCTGTGAAATAAAACGAGGACCTGCTCCAGGAGCGAGGACATTTCGGGCAGCTCTGTCCCCTGCTTCCGGGCTCACTTCCCCGGGCAGGCTGTCTCATCCGGAGGGGAGAAGGTGACGGCTGACTCCTACCTAATGGTCCCCAGCTTTTCATATTCCTCTCGGATCCTCTTCTCTGACAGCTCTTCCCTCTTGGTCTTCTTCTTCTTGCTCAGAGAGCAGGTCTCTTTAAAACTGAGGAGAGTGagcaaaagaggaaaggaaacccACTTCCGAGGCCCGCGGGAGCTCCAGTATGAAGCAGATACTGCACTACCTGCTGGCGGGATCACTTCTCTCCCCTCCAGCGCTCTGCCCCTCCAACCACACCCATCAAGTGGCTTCTACTTGCCAAGTTACACAACCCTTCAGCATCCTTCTTCCTTAGCCTTTGGGTATTAAATCAACAGAAGTATTTAATCTCATGGATTTACTCAGGTGTCATTTAGGTCAGGTGGTTTCTACATATTTGTCTCTCATAATTGAGAATATGATGAGGCATATGTGTGTTTATCTGTCTAGAGACAAGACTTGTCTAGGGTGAAAGTGAGTGTTGGTTTTCTACCTGCAACACTGGAGGTATAGAAGTATTCAGCTATCATCGATTAGACAATGGTCTCTGAGTAATAAACTAAACAAGTCAGCTCAAAGGACACTTCCTGCCCAATGGGAGAGTTGAATTCCATGGACTAAATAGCAAAATTTCACATAGATCTTCCCTTTACGTGCTTGATGCTGGTCCAATTTGGAGTAGACTGTTGGTTGTGAAGAAGAGGCTTGCGATGCAGACTAATGTTAGAAATAATATTGCAAAAGGAATGCCCAACTTGTTACTTTGAGGGAAATGAGCACATTCTATACAACTACTAAATATGAATCACTCGTGTCTGCAAAATTCAGCCAAAGGCAACTTCTACTTGGAAGCGCATTTCTTTAGAATTTAGCTAAAATTACTTTATGTGCTTTGAGAGTAAAGAAACTGCATTGAACACTCTTCAGTTCAGACTTGTAAACTGGCCGTTACTCTAATCAGTTAGTTGTAATTAAGAACGGTCTGTGGTAGAGCTCACAGTGAAGTGCAGGGCTCAGGTGTATTTTGAACAGACAATGCCTGACTCGCCATCTAGTCCCCTGTCTCCCCCTAAGGGCATCCTCTGTGGTCCCCCTGGCAGCTCGCCCTTATGTGGTGCCCTCCAGGGCGGGGCCCTCCAGGGCTCGTGCTGTGACCCTGGAAGGACAGGCTAGCCTCTGCCTGGGGCAGGGCCCCGGGACTCACTTGCAGCCCAGGAACAGCCAGTGCATCCAGAACCAGCTGACCACCAGCATGATGAGGGAGATGGGGAAGCTGAAGAGGAACCAGGTGCCGAAGTTGACCACCTCCGCGGCTGGGTACTGACTGCAGGGGAAAGAACTGGGTCAGCGATGAGCAAAGGTGGATTTCCCTGTGCTCTCTGGGGGGAAATAAGCCAAATGCTCTTCAAGAAAAGAGCAGAACTAACACAGAGCTCACGGTAACAATATGGTGATATATGACCTAGAATTCACTTACTGGACAGTTACAAATGTACAGAGCCCAGCCAGGAATTACGAAGTAAGCTAAAAATGGCATCTCAGCAGCCAAACTTGATTTCATTGAAGTGTATATACTTTGCACTCAGGAGAATTGCTCAggagctgtttgctcttcatttACATAAAGTTTCTAGTAAGTTTACTCCTCTGGTCTCCATGACAGCAGAGAATGGAGAGGCCATCTGGCATACTTTTGGAGTTTTGATTGGGGGATACAGGGTATTGATTCTGGAGAACTTTGGACTCCAAAGCCTCATGAAGGTTCTAGTTATTAACTGTGCCCAAAGGAGAACCAAGACTTGGAATCTCTAAATCCTTTATCAATCCTGTATCTGCTGCTGTCTCAGAAGACCAGAGAGGTTGTCCACAACTCCTCATTCATCATGGGGCAGAGCTGTGGCCCCAGTCCAGATGGTATTTCCTGGGAAGCCAGGATGGACCACACGTGAGCCATGACCTTAGCCTAGCAACACCTTGTTTCTTTACCTTTGGACCCTTCTTGCTGGGGCTGGGCATACAGATCCTCTAAGGGAAGCCACTGTGCCCCTCTTTTCATGCTAGGCACCgcacagaagaagagaaaaggccAAGAGCAGGCTCCCCCACCGCGAGAAAGAAATGGAAGCGCAGGAGGGAAGAGTGTTCAATCTCCCCTGCCATCACAGGGACGTCCACTCTTTTCCACTGTGGCCCGGTCTTGGACCTCACTTTACAAACGTGTGTGGCTCTTGGAGAAGTTAAACAGCTTGTACCCTCCCTAAAGGCCAGAATGGGTCACTGAGAGTGAGCATTGGGAAGAAAGGCTTTGGGATACAGAAGGATGCCCAAGGACATGAATCATTCAGTGACTCCTGGCCCCGGGCTAACAGGCATAAGTCTGTTGCATCATCTCTTGAATGTACACAGAAGCCCAGGCCCTGCTCCTGGACCCAGGAAAAGGAATGGACTTGTACAAGGGGTCGAATCGACTTCTGTGGATGAATGGAAGAGCCTAATAATATTTATACCATATTAAAAAGTGAGAGTACATATACTGAGCATCACAACTGATTTGCAGGTTTCTGAAACATAGCCAGAATGAACACTGCAGGTGGTCTGTCACCAATGCCAAGAAAGCACAGTGGCACTTCCAGACCAGGGGGACTTGGTTAGCCCAGCTTCCTGTCACAGAGTACCTGTTGTCCAGGTAAGCCACAATGACGACTACATGTACCATTGACCACTCAAGGGTAGTCTGAAGTGAACCAGAAattcaagagcaaaaaaaaacaaaaaactcagagtAATCCAGCGTGAGGGGTCCGTGAAGGTCAGATCCTAGAGAATTAGATCTGAAACTTTCATtggtccttcctcttccctcttctatccttcccctcttctttcttctcctcccctttctgctaaaatgaaagatttctttttcctcttgtccatgattaatttcttctttccGCTCCGGGTCCCACCCCTCCTTGTTTCCCTGTGACGTCACTCTATTATTACTCACCCTCTCCAAACCGTTCTGGTCTGCTCACCTGGGTCTTCCCTGCCGGCACCTCCATGTCTTCTGTCttcagccctgccccgccccctgcttTACTCATCccccttttttaagattttttttttcattttatttactcatttttagaggggggagagagagggagagagagagagagaaaaggggggaggagctggaagcatcaactcccatatgtgccttgaccaggcaagcctagggttttgaaccggcgacctcagcatttccaggtcgatgctttatccactgcgccaccacaggtcaggcctcatcccTTATTATCAccccacatctctctcccttcacagCCGGCTCTGTCTCCtcacctccacttcctcctcagcTCACTGACATTCGGCTTCTTTTTCAATCACTTGACCACACTGCCTTGCCTAGGTCACCGGGGAGGGACCTCCACAACACCAGACCAAACACATACAGTGTGGTCCTTCTGCTTGAGCATTTGGGCAACTTTCAAACGGGGGCCCTCCTTCCTCCTGGAAACACGTCGCTTCCCGTGGGTAGAATGACATTGGGTTTTCCTCTCTCCTGTCTGCTGCTGTTGTGTCCTCTCTTTTGTGGTCTGCTTTAGATGCTCGAGCTGAACACGTATGCCCCCTGCTCTACGTGCTCTCCCCGGACACCTCCTGCACACTCAGGGCTTCAAGTTCCAAATGCACGGCACCAGGACCGACTGCCACCTCATTTGTGGGGCTCAGTACAGGATGCAGAGGTGGGGCTCCTCGTTCAAATATTAAGACTATCCAGATGGTGAGAGCGGAGCATGAAGCCAAGCATGGGGGCTTCTGAAAATGGTGGCCCTGTGGCAGCACAGGTTGTGTACCCAGGAGGACAGCTACACTGGCCACAGCCAACCTAGGGCCAAACCTACCCAAACTTCCATTGTCACCTCTTTGTCGGGACACAGACTGGGTGACGTCCCCCAGCAGGGTCTCCCAGCAGAATCAGCACCTTTAGCTGGAATCACCCGatcatctctttccctcttaGTACAGAAACTGTCCTACTCCCATTTTCTGCTGTGTCCTTAGCACCTCGCCACGTCCCTGACACAGAGTGGGTGGTCAGCAGACACTTGTTGGCCAAGTGAAGCACTCACTTGTTGAAGTGTTCCAAGAAGAtgaggctggtggaggtgccAATGATGGTGGTCAGGCCCCCAATGGTGGCAGCGTAAGAGATGCTCAGAGAGAGGCACTTGCAGACCATCTGGTCGTGGTGAGACTTGTACTTTCTGCTGGGCTCCTGGGGCTGAGGGTCGGGTGTCAGGACTAGTGGCTTTtcctaccaaaaaacaaaaaacaaaaaccagtcaATCTCTCCAACCCAGTGCAGGCATTCCGGCACATAAAGCCTGAAAACCAGAAGTGAAAAAAGCTTTGAACTTGGGTGTCAGACAAATCCCTATGTCACGTCTACCATTTCACAATCTGGCGGCCCCTCTGAATTGcacttttcttctgtaaaatgggggaaatcCCCAGGTTGTGAAGAGTAGATCAACTAATGTAtctaaagcacttagaacactTCCTGGCACTTAATGAATGGTAAGCTATGATTATCTTTGTGGTTGTTAATGTTATTGTTAATATTAACAACCTGTCCTGTTACTTGAGCCCCAACACAACTGGCTGCTCTCCACTTTGTGTCTGAATAACAAACGGAAGTTAGTTGATAGGTGTGGAGTTAGTATGACGGTCCTGATTAGGCGATGGCTAAAAAATAAGGCTTAGATGACAGAAGGAATCTAGCTCTCACTGGGTGGGGGATTGAGTGTGtgactctctttcctttccttccccactcatttctccttcttcctgcccCCTGGTGttccctcccactttccctctcctccttgcATGGGCCTTGCTTGATGGCTGTTCAGGGTCAGAGATTGCTGACCTCTGGTCTCAAGTGTAAACTTCAGAAGCAAGTGCCCTCATCCCCCTACACGCCTGGCCACCCCTATGAATCTTCATGAGACTAGGAAAGCCTGGGTGCAAACATCAGGCCGCATCATAGGACAACCATGGGGAAGAGGCCACCTTGCCACATTTCTTAAAGCCTTTAACTACTTCCCAGTCTTCCTAGGAGGACCCAGGTAAGTCTGAACCTTTCCGAACCTTCTGGAAAGGTTCATTGATTATCAGCTGGAAGAGACACCTCATAGATTCTCTGGCCCAGTGGTTTGCCACAATCTTTTCTTCTAATGCAATTCTGTACGGAcctccaatatataaaatagaaa from Saccopteryx leptura isolate mSacLep1 chromosome 2, mSacLep1_pri_phased_curated, whole genome shotgun sequence carries:
- the SLC13A4 gene encoding solute carrier family 13 member 4 isoform X2, with translation MGLLKGLLRARKLLLSIVVPLLLLPLPMLHPSSEAACAYVLIVTAVYWVSEAVPLGAAALVPAFLYPFFGVLRSSEVAAEYFKNTTLLLVGVICVAAAVEKWNLHKRIALRMVMMAGAKPGMLLLCFMTCTTLLSMWLSNTSTTAMVMPIVEAVLQELVSAEEEQLVASNSNAEEAEPTSLDVNNSQPPLELIFVNEDTSTTDCTSLMQNKNLNGAPTITNPVKTVNRQDKQHPPQEKPLVLTPDPQPQEPSRKYKSHHDQMVCKCLSLSISYAATIGGLTTIIGTSTSLIFLEHFNNQYPAAEVVNFGTWFLFSFPISLIMLVVSWFWMHWLFLGCNFKETCSLSKKKKTKREELSEKRIREEYEKLGTISYPEMVTGFFFILMTVLWFTREPGFVPGWDSFFEKKGYRTDATVSVFLGFLLFLIPAKKPGFGKKKDGEDREPTTRMEPIITWKDFQKTMPWEIVILVGGGYALASGSKSSGLSTWIGHQMLSLSSLPPWAVTLLACVLVSIVTEFVSNPATITIFLPILCSLSETLHINPLYTLIPVTMCISFAVMLPVGNPPNAIVFSYGHCQIKDMVKAGLGVNVIGLVIVTVAINTWGVSLFDLDTFPAWAQVSNITDQA
- the SLC13A4 gene encoding solute carrier family 13 member 4 isoform X1, with protein sequence MGLLKGLLRARKLLLSIVVPLLLLPLPMLHPSSEAACAYVLIVTAVYWVSEAVPLGAAALVPAFLYPFFGVLRSSEVAAEYFKNTTLLLVGVICVAAAVEKWNLHKRIALRMVMMAGAKPGMLLLCFMTCTTLLSMWLSNTSTTAMVMPIVEAVLQELVSAEEEQLVASNSNAEEAEPTSLDVNNSQPPLELIFVNEERRLGTSRCAGDSARAVDCHPLRCSTSTTDCTSLMQNKNLNGAPTITNPVKTVNRQDKQHPPQEKPLVLTPDPQPQEPSRKYKSHHDQMVCKCLSLSISYAATIGGLTTIIGTSTSLIFLEHFNNQYPAAEVVNFGTWFLFSFPISLIMLVVSWFWMHWLFLGCNFKETCSLSKKKKTKREELSEKRIREEYEKLGTISYPEMVTGFFFILMTVLWFTREPGFVPGWDSFFEKKGYRTDATVSVFLGFLLFLIPAKKPGFGKKKDGEDREPTTRMEPIITWKDFQKTMPWEIVILVGGGYALASGSKSSGLSTWIGHQMLSLSSLPPWAVTLLACVLVSIVTEFVSNPATITIFLPILCSLSETLHINPLYTLIPVTMCISFAVMLPVGNPPNAIVFSYGHCQIKDMVKAGLGVNVIGLVIVTVAINTWGVSLFDLDTFPAWAQVSNITDQA